Within the Dolichospermum compactum NIES-806 genome, the region AGTTACCACCGCAATACCAAGCAGCTTTAGAAACCGCTGCATATCAGTCGAATACAACAATGTTAGCTCGTTATGATACCCGCAATAGTGAAGCATTAGAGAAACTATTAAATACGGGGGTTCAACTGCGTGCTTATAGTCAAGAAATTTTGGAAGCAGCGGAAAAAGCCTCTTTTGCTTTATATGATGAATTTGCGGATAAAGATGCTGATTTTAAAGCCGTTTATGAACAGTGGAAACCTTTTAGAGATCGGATGTATGCTTGGAATAATCTCAATGAAGGTAGTTTAACTCGTTATGCCTATGGGAAACTGAAATAATTAAGTCTGATAGCGTAGCGTAGCCATATCAGGATTTTGCTAGAATAGAATCTAAAATTGTCACATTTATGATGCTACAAACATGGCAACAATCTCATTTTGAAGAATTACAAAAAATCACTGAGACATTAGCTAAAATAACTAGACTTCCAGCAGAAGCAGTTAAACCTCATCTTGATGCGATGCTAGAACAATTAGTTAAAACTACAGAACTGCCATCTTATTAAAAAGTCTCAGATGAAGAATGGATTCAAGAACTAAATGAATGGAGTTCTAGCCATAATCCAAATATACCTCTTTTATCTGAATATGCTGTAAGTCGAGCAGGTATTTATGAAGATGAGCAACTTTAGTGGCATATTTAATTGATACGAATATTATATTGAGAATAGCACAGCCCAATCATCCAATGTGTGCAGAAGCTTTAAATGCACTTGCTATACTCCGAAAACAAAAAGAAGATTGCTATCTAACGCATCAAAACTTAATTGAATTTTGGCGTAGTGCTACCCGTCCTGCGGAAAGAAATGGATTAAGAATGAATTTATCCGAAGCTGAAGCATAACTAAAGCGATTGGAAAAATTATTCCCAATATTACCGGATATACCTGAAATTTACCCGGAATGGAAACGGATTGTGATTGAGTATGGTGTGATGGGTGTCAATATTCACGATGCGAGGCTAGTAGCAGTTATACTTGCTCATAGACTAACTCACATTTTAACTTTCAATATTAGCGACTTTAAACGCTATGGGAATAAAATTACCCCTGTACACCCAAATACCCTATTGGTAAAATAATCCTGTAAATCCTTAAATCCTGTACTTCGGCTATGGCTACGCCACGCAGGCTATCGCTCAGTAACCGTAAATCCTGATTCAGACAAGAATTTATTTTCCCCGACTACATGATATTAATGGGATCTACATCAATTGTTAAACTCACAGAAGCGGGGGAGAGCGATCGCACTTCTGGCCAATCTGGTAAATTAGGTAAAGCATCAGCAGCAAACTTGAGTAATATTTGCCAGCGATAACGGTTAGCTACTCGTAAAATACTAGCAGGTGCGGGTCCTAATATCTCAAACCCTTCTTTACTGCTTAAAAATGTAGCAATGATTTGGGCTGTATTTTGGACTTGAATCGGATCTAAACTACTTAACCGCAATAAAATTAATCTCCCATAAGGAGGATAATTCAGAGCTTGTCTTTGTGCTAACTCTGCATCAGCAAAAGATTGATAATCGTGCTTTTGTACCGCTTCAATAATCGGATGTTCTGGAGTGTAAGTTTGGACAATTACCCTACCTGGATCATCCCCTCTTCCCGCCCTTCCCGCAACTTGGGTCAGAGTTTGAAATGTACGTTCATTAGCGCGATAATCAGATAAATGCAATAATCCATCCGCAGCGACTACACCCACAAGGGTAACTTGGGGTAAATCTAACCCTTTAGTTAACATTTGTGTACCTACTAATAAATGCGCTTCACCATTAGCAAATCTAGTTAGGAGTTCACGGTGCGAACCTTTCTTTGTAGTTGTGTCGCTATCAAAGCGAATTATTTTCAAATTGGGAAATTGTTTAGTTAATTCCTGCGCTACCCGTTGAGTACCACTTCCGAAAAACTTTAAATAAGGGGAACTACATTCAGGACAATGGGGAGGATGTAAACGCCCATAATTACAATAATGACAACGCAATAATTCCGGCGCTCCTGCTTCCACATGATGATAAGCTAGGGAAACATCACAATGGGGACATTCCAACACATAACCACAACTGCGACAAGAAACAAAGGTACTATGTCCTCGTCGGTGAATAAATAAAATCCCCTGTTGTTGTCTTTCTTCCAATTGTTGCAGTGCATTTTGCAACTTTCTACTAAAAATAGACCGATTTCCCTCTTTTAACTCTTGACGCATATCCACAATTTCCACAGGTGGTAATGGACGGGAGTTAATCCGTTCTGGTAATGATAAATATTGATGATTTCTACTTACCCAACTTTCTAAAGAAGGAGTCGCAGAACCTAAAATGAGGGGACAATGTTCTAATTCGGCTCGCCATTGAGCGACAGTGCGGGCGTGGTAGGTGGGAATAGGAGAATCTTGTTTAAAGCTACTATCGTGTTCTTCATCCAGGATAATTAAGCCTAGATTGGGTAAAGGAGCAAAAATGGCGCTGCGAGTCCCGATAATGATTTGCGGTTCTCCTGTGAGCATTTGTCGCCAAGTATCGTAACGTTCACCGTCGGAAAGGGCGCTGTGATAAACGTGGACTTTGTTTCCAAATCTAGCGCGGAATCTGTCTGTGAGTTGGGGTGTAAGTCCGATTTCGGGAACTAAAACCAGGGCGGATTTTCCTTGTGCGAGTAATGGTGATATGGCTTGTAAGTATACTTCTGTTTTTCCTGAACCTGTCACCCCATGCAACAATACTTGAGCAAATCCAGTTAAGGAATTAATCGTTTCTAAGGCGTGATTTTGGGCTGGTGTCAATGATTTCGCCCAATCTCCGGCTACTGTGGGTCCTTGTTCTCTGCGTAATATTTCTCTGTCTTCAATGACTATATAGCCTTTATCTACTAAGGCTTTAAGTGTAGAAGTGCTGGTAGCGCAAAGTTGTAATAATTCACTTTGCCACATTTCTCCGCCTTGTCGCCGTAAAACTTCGACAATTTCTTTTTGACGGGTTGTTAAATCGTCATCATGATTATCCAGAAGTGTGACAGCTTTTTGTAATTTAGGTTGGGTGAGTCGTGGTGGTTCTAAATAGTTTTCTGCTAATCCCAAACGGATTAATTCCCGAATACCTCTATATGCAGCTTTAACTTTTTGTTGAATGTAGTGATAACTATAGTCTGCTGTTGGCGTTTTTTGTAAAAGTGTGATTACTTGCTGGGCTGTAGGGCTAATGTAAATAGAAAGATTTTCTCTACCCAAGGGAGTTAACCGCAAACGACGTTGTGATCTTCCTAATAATCCCGGTGGTAAAGCGACGCGAATAACTTGAATTAGAGGTGTATAGTAATAAGCTGCAACTCGGTTAAGTAATATCCAATAACCAGCAGGGAAAAACCCTTCACTAACCACATCTTCAACTTCTCGAATTTTTTCTAAGGGAATATCTAGATTAGGTTGAGTTAATAAGCGGATAGCGATCGCACCTATCTGTGTTGAACCAAAGGGAACACTTAAAATATCCCCTGGTTTAACTTCTAACTGTTCCGGTATTTGATAGGTAAATAAATCTGAACATCCTGGACAATCTACAAGCACTTCCACCCATTGAGACAACCTTGTTTGAGATTGATATAATCCTCCTGGTTCAGATACGGCTCTAACCGATGAATTTACACTAATACTATACATAACTTTTCAATTTATAAACAAATATTCTATTTACAGACTTGGTTAATTCTATCCAAGCTTACTTAACTATATCCTTTGATATTACCTGCTGTAAATAGTATTTTACAATACTTCAATTACTCATAATACTTGATAATCTGGAATTTATGTAATCTACCAGACAAATTATCTCCTAGCATCCGAGTAATAAATAGTTAAAAATTGATTTACATACTTGTGTTATAAATCTACCAACTCTATCTTCATAAATACCTTCAGAGAATGAGTAATTATGAGTAATAGGTAATGAGCAAGAATTCAAAACCCAGAATAAATCTGAGGTAAAACTGTTAGACCAATTCTTATCCAATAAGTATTCTAACTATTAAATACCCATGCTATCCATATCCGCGAATTAAGTGTGGAATTATTATTTCTAACTTCTTACGTGATTGTGTTATTAATTAAAACTCATTTTGAACTACGAACTAAGGCATAGAGCTTTTCCACCCATTGATAGATATTAAATATTTTTTCAATATGCGATGCTTTTAAACGATAAATATTATCCGGATTGTGAGTTTCTATTTTTGTATTTTGGATTATTTAGTAAATTTTCGTAGAAATAACTCTAGTAACAAAATGGTTATTTATCCAATTACTCTCATGATCCAAGCCGGACAAACATAGAAACTTTGCAAAAAATACACAAAAATTTAATATATAGCTTTCCTGGCTTATTGGTGGAGGTGCTAAACAGACAGCAGGCAACAAGCAATAGATTTTTTCACAGATCATTTAGGATGGATATATAGGAGTGTTTATCTACATTTTGGATATTTGTTAAAGTGAGTATCAGGGGTTTGACATATTTGCTAATTAAGAAAAGAATGAAGAATATGCCAATATATCTTCAAAAAAAAGATAGTTTTTTGTGGGTGCTAAAACCAGTAATGATCATAGGTTGTATCTAGCCAGAGCTAAAAATAATGGACAAATACTGATTTACCTTCCAGATGAGGAATGATCAAAAAGAGAGTCTTTTGCTAGAGAAGAAGGATGTATTTGTCCTGAAGGGAAAACTACCCAGTCTGAAACAGGCTGTTGTGATTAAATTATGTACCAAACAAAGCAACCATCCCTAAAGGAAACTATGAATCTTGCTGAATTGGGAACAATGGAAATACTAGAGAATATTACTGATCATGAAGAACCATCAATTGAGAGTTTAGATCAAGTAGTATATGAAGATACTGCAATTGTCGAAAACTTGGAATTAGAAGAACGCAATGGCGATGACATGGCCGCAGCCCGTCCTTCGGGATATAATAAAACCGAAAATGATGATGCTGTAGGCGCATTTTTTAAGGAAATGGCACGTTATCCACTACTCAAACCTGATGAAGAAGTGGAATTAGCCAGACGAGTGAGATTTTTGGAAGAAGTCAAAGAATTGCAAGCAGCATTGGAATTGCAACTAGGAGCGCACCCTAGTAAAGTTCAGGTGGCTTTGCAGTTGGAGATTACAGAAAAACAACTGGAAAGCCGCTTATATCAAGGTAGAGTCGCCAAGCGAAAAATGATTCGCTCCAATCTCCGGTTAGTTGTATCTATTGCTAAACGATATTTAAATCGTGGTGTCCCTTTTCTCGATTTGATTCAGGAAGGAGCAATGGGTTTGAACCGCGCTTCTGAAAAATTTGATCCCGATAAAGGATATAAGTTTTCTACTTATGCTTATTGGTGGATTAGACAAGCAATTACCAGAGCGATCGCTAATGATGCCCGAACTATTCGCTTACCAATCCATATTGTTGAGAAACTTAATAAACTAAAAAAAGCCCAACGGGAACTCAAACAAAAACTCTCTCGTAACCCAACAGAAGCCGAAATGGCTGAATCTTTGGAAATTACGGTTCACCAACTGCGTCAACTTCAACAACTCCGACGACAAGCACTTTCCCTTAACCACCGTGTCGGTAAAGAAGAAGACACAGAATTAATGGACTTGCTAGAAGATGAAGACAACCAGTCTCCCGAAGCAAAAATGAACGAAAACATGATGCGTCAGGAAATTTGGGAAGTTCTAGGAGACGTACTCACCCCACGAGAAAAAGATGTCATTTCCCTCCGCTATGGACTTACCAGCAGCGAACCCTGCACCCTAGAAGAGGTAGGTAATATGTTTAACCTTTCCCGTGAACGAGTTCGCCAAATCCAAAGTAAAGCCATGCGAAAGTTACGTCGCCCCCACATAGCCAAACGCCTAAAAGGCTGGTTGGTATAAGTTATTAGTCAGTTGTCATTAGTCAGTTGTTAGTTGTTAGTTGTGGCGTTGCTGAATTGAGGTATGAAATTCCCAAATTGAATCTTTAAAACTCAAACCTCAGTGCGTCTTTGCGCCTTTGCGTGAGACTAAAATTCATACCCTTAATCAGCAACACTTTAGTTGTCAGTTGTTAAAAAATTAGACCTCTTAAGTATAAACTGTGAACTAATGACTAATGACCAATGACCAATGACCAATGACTAATTTAATCATCCGTTTTGCCCAACCCAGTGATTCTCATACCCTATTTGCATTAATTCAAGGACTTGCAAAATATGAAAAACTATCCGATGCTGTGATTGGTAATGCTGAAGCCCTCAAATATCATTTATTCGGTTCACCAAAATATATAGACGCAATCTTAGCTGAATCCCAAGGTCAAGCTGTAGGTTTTGCCATATTTTTTCATAATTATTCAACATTTCTCACCAAGCCAGGACTTTACCTCGAAGATATCTTTGTTTTGCCAGAATATCGCCGCCAAGGTATTGGTAAAGCACTTTTGGCAAAGGTAGCCCAAATAGCTTTAGAAAGGGATTGTGGGCGCTTAGAGTGGAGCGTTTTAGATTGGAATGTGTCAGCCCAAGCATTTTACCAGGACATGGGCGCAAATATTTTAGATGATTGGCGGATTTGTCGGGTAACTGAAAAGGATATTGCCCGACTAGCAAATCAAAAATGAAGTTTAAAATGTCAATACTATTGCCAATTTTCCCAAATATGTCTGAAACCCAACAAAATCCTTGATAATGTTGGGTTATGAGTCGCTCAACCCAACCTACATTTCCTTAACCGACAAGTATTGGACGGGGTAGCGTCCCCGTGCCTACTTTCTTCTGCCTTCCTTCTCTCCGACTCCTCCTATATACGTTTATGCAGTAATATCTGACGTGAGCGATTAAGGAAAAGTGCACCCCAGGGAGATTCAATCTTATGTACGCGATATGCCAACTTAAAATAAAGCTGACGGGCATGATGATTATGTTCCAAAACGTGGAGATATAAGTCTTGAAATCCCCATTCCTGGGAAATTTGCTCACAGCGAATCAATAAACTAGAGCCTACACCCAGTCTACGGCAACCTGGATCAACAGCTAAATTAGATATATAAGGGAAACCCGGATTTACACCAATCCAAGGATCATTACCCCTAATACTCATTTCTATAGTTCCCATAATTTTCTGATCTTCAGTAGCAGTATCAACAGCAACTAAACAAATATGATTGGGTGTGGGAGACTTGAGCCGATGCCTTAGATCCTCATAAATACCTATACGAAACAAAGGGAAAGTCCAACCCCACAAACCTTCTTGGGAGTGAAAGCTTTCAGCCACAATTTGGGCAATACTTATTAAATCATCAGGTGTGGCTACGCGAATTTGGAGTTGTCCAATAGTTAGAGTAGCAGTTTCTGGGTTTACTCGGGGTTGGGTAGGGTTAAAAAACCAGGATTTCAAAGCTAGTTAGGGATTAATTTGATTGATTGCACGAATAAGGTTGAAAGCTTTTTGGTGGCTGTTAATCCAGTTTTTTCAGTTCACCTACTTAGTTAGAATAGCTTATCATTAACGTTGAGGATTTTAGATTGGCGAAAGCGTTGCGTACGCAGCGCAGCGAGTATTTTTGATTAATTCCGGCCTCAAGGGGCGGGGCTTGTACCGAAAATTCCCAATCCAAAATCTTGACTTTCATGGTGACATCAGAACCCATAAAAT harbors:
- a CDS encoding type II toxin-antitoxin system VapC family toxin, translated to MAYLIDTNIILRIAQPNHPMCAEALNALAILRKQKEDCYLTHQNLIEFWRSATRPAERNGLRMNLSEAEA
- the priA gene encoding primosomal protein N', whose protein sequence is MYSISVNSSVRAVSEPGGLYQSQTRLSQWVEVLVDCPGCSDLFTYQIPEQLEVKPGDILSVPFGSTQIGAIAIRLLTQPNLDIPLEKIREVEDVVSEGFFPAGYWILLNRVAAYYYTPLIQVIRVALPPGLLGRSQRRLRLTPLGRENLSIYISPTAQQVITLLQKTPTADYSYHYIQQKVKAAYRGIRELIRLGLAENYLEPPRLTQPKLQKAVTLLDNHDDDLTTRQKEIVEVLRRQGGEMWQSELLQLCATSTSTLKALVDKGYIVIEDREILRREQGPTVAGDWAKSLTPAQNHALETINSLTGFAQVLLHGVTGSGKTEVYLQAISPLLAQGKSALVLVPEIGLTPQLTDRFRARFGNKVHVYHSALSDGERYDTWRQMLTGEPQIIIGTRSAIFAPLPNLGLIILDEEHDSSFKQDSPIPTYHARTVAQWRAELEHCPLILGSATPSLESWVSRNHQYLSLPERINSRPLPPVEIVDMRQELKEGNRSIFSRKLQNALQQLEERQQQGILFIHRRGHSTFVSCRSCGYVLECPHCDVSLAYHHVEAGAPELLRCHYCNYGRLHPPHCPECSSPYLKFFGSGTQRVAQELTKQFPNLKIIRFDSDTTTKKGSHRELLTRFANGEAHLLVGTQMLTKGLDLPQVTLVGVVAADGLLHLSDYRANERTFQTLTQVAGRAGRGDDPGRVIVQTYTPEHPIIEAVQKHDYQSFADAELAQRQALNYPPYGRLILLRLSSLDPIQVQNTAQIIATFLSSKEGFEILGPAPASILRVANRYRWQILLKFAADALPNLPDWPEVRSLSPASVSLTIDVDPINIM
- a CDS encoding GNAT family N-acetyltransferase, yielding MKSWFFNPTQPRVNPETATLTIGQLQIRVATPDDLISIAQIVAESFHSQEGLWGWTFPLFRIGIYEDLRHRLKSPTPNHICLVAVDTATEDQKIMGTIEMSIRGNDPWIGVNPGFPYISNLAVDPGCRRLGVGSSLLIRCEQISQEWGFQDLYLHVLEHNHHARQLYFKLAYRVHKIESPWGALFLNRSRQILLHKRI
- a CDS encoding RpoD/SigA family RNA polymerase sigma factor, with translation MYQTKQPSLKETMNLAELGTMEILENITDHEEPSIESLDQVVYEDTAIVENLELEERNGDDMAAARPSGYNKTENDDAVGAFFKEMARYPLLKPDEEVELARRVRFLEEVKELQAALELQLGAHPSKVQVALQLEITEKQLESRLYQGRVAKRKMIRSNLRLVVSIAKRYLNRGVPFLDLIQEGAMGLNRASEKFDPDKGYKFSTYAYWWIRQAITRAIANDARTIRLPIHIVEKLNKLKKAQRELKQKLSRNPTEAEMAESLEITVHQLRQLQQLRRQALSLNHRVGKEEDTELMDLLEDEDNQSPEAKMNENMMRQEIWEVLGDVLTPREKDVISLRYGLTSSEPCTLEEVGNMFNLSRERVRQIQSKAMRKLRRPHIAKRLKGWLV
- a CDS encoding GNAT family N-acetyltransferase encodes the protein MTNLIIRFAQPSDSHTLFALIQGLAKYEKLSDAVIGNAEALKYHLFGSPKYIDAILAESQGQAVGFAIFFHNYSTFLTKPGLYLEDIFVLPEYRRQGIGKALLAKVAQIALERDCGRLEWSVLDWNVSAQAFYQDMGANILDDWRICRVTEKDIARLANQK